In Streptomyces alboniger, the following are encoded in one genomic region:
- the mmsA gene encoding multiple monosaccharide ABC transporter ATP-binding protein yields the protein MSAPILEMRGITKTFPGVRALSDVSLTVRPGEIHAICGENGAGKSTLMKVLSGVHPHGSYDGEILFEGEPMAFKDIRASERRGIVIIHQELALVPYLSIAENIFLGNEQARRGIIDWNDTLRRASALLKRVGLREKPQTPVSDIGVGKQQLVEIAKALSKEVKLLILDEPTAALNDDDSAKLLDLIVELRGQGIASIIISHKLNEIRQITDTVTILRDGQSIETLTVRQTPSDKAMLSEDRIIRGMVGRDLDHRFPDRTPYEGANAGELALRVDNWTVRHPVDHQRTIVDDVSLTVRRGEIVGIAGLMGAGRTELAMSVFGRSYGQYVSGTVAVNGRPVVTKTVPAAVDAGIAYVTEDRKRYGLNLIDNINRNVSLASLPGMRRHGVVDEHHERQVSERYRKSMNIKTPTVYEQVGRLSGGNQQKVVLSKWIHADPEVLILDEPTRGIDVGAKYEIYTVIDRLAAQGKAVLFISSELPELLGMCDRIYTMAEGRLTGEVARAEATQEVLMRHMTTTRSKS from the coding sequence GTGAGCGCGCCCATTTTGGAGATGCGCGGGATCACCAAGACCTTCCCCGGTGTCAGGGCGCTCTCCGATGTCAGTCTGACCGTGCGGCCCGGGGAGATCCACGCGATCTGCGGTGAGAACGGCGCCGGGAAGTCGACGCTGATGAAGGTCCTCAGCGGCGTGCACCCGCACGGCAGTTACGACGGCGAGATCCTCTTCGAGGGCGAGCCGATGGCCTTCAAGGACATCCGCGCCAGCGAGCGCCGGGGCATTGTGATCATTCATCAGGAGCTGGCGCTGGTCCCGTACTTGTCGATCGCCGAGAACATCTTCCTCGGAAACGAACAGGCCAGACGCGGCATCATCGACTGGAACGACACCCTGCGCCGGGCGAGTGCCCTGCTCAAGCGGGTGGGGCTGCGCGAGAAGCCGCAGACGCCGGTCTCCGACATCGGCGTCGGCAAACAGCAGCTGGTGGAGATCGCCAAGGCCCTGTCGAAGGAGGTGAAGCTGCTGATCCTCGACGAACCGACGGCCGCGCTCAACGACGACGACAGCGCGAAGCTGCTCGATCTGATCGTGGAGCTGCGGGGGCAGGGCATCGCGAGCATCATCATCTCGCACAAACTGAACGAGATCCGGCAGATCACCGACACGGTGACCATCCTGCGCGACGGGCAGTCCATCGAGACGCTGACGGTACGTCAGACTCCGTCCGACAAGGCGATGTTGTCGGAGGACCGGATCATCCGGGGCATGGTCGGGCGCGACCTCGACCACCGCTTCCCCGACCGCACCCCGTACGAGGGCGCCAACGCCGGTGAACTGGCCCTGCGGGTGGACAACTGGACCGTGCGCCACCCGGTCGACCACCAGCGCACGATCGTCGACGACGTGTCGCTGACCGTGCGGCGCGGCGAAATCGTCGGCATCGCGGGCCTGATGGGCGCGGGCCGCACGGAGCTGGCAATGTCCGTGTTCGGGCGCTCCTACGGACAGTACGTCTCCGGGACCGTGGCCGTGAACGGCCGGCCCGTGGTCACCAAGACGGTCCCGGCGGCGGTCGACGCCGGCATCGCGTACGTCACCGAGGACCGCAAGCGCTACGGCCTGAACCTCATCGACAACATCAACCGCAATGTCTCGCTGGCCTCCCTGCCGGGGATGCGACGGCACGGTGTGGTCGACGAACATCACGAGCGGCAGGTCTCGGAGCGCTACCGCAAGTCGATGAACATCAAGACGCCCACCGTCTACGAGCAGGTGGGCCGGCTCTCCGGCGGCAATCAGCAGAAGGTCGTCCTGAGCAAGTGGATCCACGCCGACCCCGAGGTGCTGATCCTCGACGAGCCGACGCGCGGTATCGACGTGGGCGCCAAGTACGAGATCTACACCGTCATCGACAGACTCGCGGCGCAGGGCAAGGCGGTCCTCTTCATTTCCTCGGAGCTGCCCGAGCTGCTCGGGATGTGCGACCGGATCTACACGATGGCCGAGGGCCGCCTGACCGGCGAGGTCGCGCGCGCGGAGGCCACCCAGGAAGTCCTGATGCGCCATATGACCACGACCAGAAGCAAGAGCTGA
- a CDS encoding glycoside hydrolase family 43 protein, with amino-acid sequence MNHGSAHPDRRLLLKGSLAVGAAATGALAAAQGSARAATPRTAANPLVPHRADPHIHRHHDGRYYFTATAPEYDRIILRRSRTLRGIATAEEAVVWRRHTSGDMAAHIWAPEIHHIGGKWYIYFASAPAHDVWKIRMWVLENAHRDPFKGTWVEKGRIATAWDTFSLDATTFTYEGARYLAWAQKDPGEDHNSAVFLSRMANPWTLAGPQVRLTTPEYDWECVGFKVNEGASFLQRNGRVFMTYSASATDANYCMGLLTAEAGSDLLDPRSWTKSPRPVLTSNDRTKQYGPGHNSFTVAEDGRTDVLVYHARQYRDIVGDPLNDPNRHTRVQRLGWRTDGTPDFGVPVADGPVSLT; translated from the coding sequence ATGAACCACGGCAGTGCACACCCCGACCGCAGGCTGCTGCTGAAGGGCTCCCTGGCCGTCGGCGCCGCCGCGACGGGCGCCCTGGCCGCCGCACAGGGCAGCGCCCGAGCCGCCACCCCGCGCACCGCTGCCAACCCCCTCGTCCCCCACCGCGCCGACCCCCACATCCACCGCCACCACGACGGCCGCTACTACTTCACCGCCACCGCACCCGAGTACGACCGCATCATCCTGCGCCGCTCCCGCACCCTGCGCGGCATCGCCACCGCCGAGGAGGCCGTCGTCTGGCGACGGCACACCAGCGGAGACATGGCCGCGCACATCTGGGCACCGGAGATCCACCACATCGGCGGCAAGTGGTACATCTACTTCGCGTCGGCGCCCGCGCACGACGTGTGGAAGATACGCATGTGGGTCCTGGAGAACGCCCACCGCGACCCCTTCAAGGGGACCTGGGTCGAGAAGGGGCGGATCGCCACGGCCTGGGACACCTTCTCCCTCGACGCGACCACCTTCACGTACGAAGGAGCGCGCTACCTCGCCTGGGCGCAGAAGGATCCCGGCGAGGACCACAACAGCGCCGTCTTCCTGTCCAGGATGGCCAACCCGTGGACCCTGGCGGGCCCGCAGGTACGGCTCACCACGCCGGAGTACGACTGGGAGTGCGTCGGCTTCAAGGTGAACGAGGGCGCCTCGTTCCTCCAGCGCAACGGCCGCGTCTTCATGACGTACTCCGCGAGCGCCACCGACGCCAACTACTGCATGGGGCTGCTCACCGCCGAGGCGGGCAGCGACCTGCTGGACCCGAGGTCCTGGACCAAGTCACCCCGGCCGGTCCTCACCAGCAACGACAGGACCAAGCAGTACGGCCCCGGCCACAACTCCTTCACCGTCGCCGAGGACGGCCGCACCGACGTCCTCGTCTACCACGCCCGCCAGTACAGGGACATCGTCGGCGACCCGCTGAACGACCCCAACCGCCACACCCGCGTCCAGCGCCTCGGCTGGCGCACGGACGGCACCCCGGACTTCGGAGTCCCGGTGGCGGACGGCCCCGTCAGCCTCACCTGA
- the mmsB gene encoding multiple monosaccharide ABC transporter permease: MTTTTTPPRDSSPAPRPAARSAGALLLDSMRSNMRQYGMLIALAFIVVLFQIWTDGTLLLPNNVSNLIQQNGYILILAIGMMIVIIAGHIDLSVGSLVAFVGAMSAVMMVKHDMPWVLALVLSLLIGAVAGAWQGFFIAYVGIPSFIVTLAGMLLFRGLTQIVLEGQSLAPFPDGFQNIAKGFIPEMGPYTQYHNPTLLLGLATIAFLLLREWRDRKRQLAFDLDVLPVGLWAAKCVAMTAAVVAFTLTLASFHGVPVVMLIMCGLLITLGYVMRNAVVGRHVYALGGNKAAAKLSGVKDKRVTFLVFVNMGVLAALAGCVYAARLNAGTPQAGLNFELEAIAASFIGGASMSGGVGTVMGAVIGGLVLGVLNNGMSLVGIGTDYQQVIKGLVLLAAVGFDVWNKRKAGR, encoded by the coding sequence ATGACCACCACGACCACTCCCCCACGGGACTCGTCCCCCGCGCCACGGCCGGCCGCACGCTCGGCCGGTGCGCTGTTGCTCGACAGCATGCGCTCGAACATGCGCCAGTACGGCATGCTCATCGCCCTGGCTTTCATCGTGGTCCTGTTCCAGATCTGGACCGACGGCACGCTGCTGCTGCCGAACAACGTCTCCAATCTGATCCAGCAGAACGGCTACATCCTCATCCTGGCCATCGGCATGATGATCGTCATCATCGCGGGCCACATCGATCTGTCCGTCGGCTCGCTGGTGGCGTTCGTGGGCGCCATGTCGGCGGTGATGATGGTCAAGCACGACATGCCGTGGGTGCTCGCCCTCGTCCTGTCCCTGCTGATCGGCGCGGTCGCGGGCGCCTGGCAGGGCTTCTTCATCGCATACGTCGGCATCCCGTCGTTCATCGTGACGCTGGCCGGCATGCTGCTCTTCCGCGGGCTTACGCAGATCGTCCTGGAGGGCCAGTCGCTGGCCCCCTTCCCCGACGGCTTCCAGAACATAGCCAAGGGCTTCATCCCGGAGATGGGCCCGTACACGCAGTACCACAACCCCACGCTGCTCCTGGGCCTCGCCACGATCGCCTTCCTGCTCCTGCGTGAATGGCGGGACCGCAAACGGCAGTTGGCGTTCGATCTCGACGTCCTGCCGGTCGGCCTGTGGGCGGCCAAGTGTGTGGCGATGACGGCCGCGGTGGTGGCGTTCACGCTGACGCTCGCCAGCTTCCACGGCGTGCCGGTCGTCATGCTCATCATGTGCGGGCTGCTCATAACCCTCGGGTACGTCATGCGCAACGCCGTCGTGGGCCGTCATGTGTACGCGCTCGGCGGCAACAAGGCCGCCGCGAAGCTCTCCGGCGTCAAGGACAAGCGGGTCACCTTCCTGGTCTTCGTCAACATGGGCGTCCTCGCGGCGCTCGCGGGCTGCGTGTACGCCGCCCGGCTCAACGCGGGCACCCCGCAGGCCGGCCTCAACTTCGAACTGGAGGCGATCGCGGCCTCGTTCATCGGCGGCGCGTCGATGAGCGGCGGTGTCGGCACGGTGATGGGCGCCGTGATCGGCGGACTGGTCCTCGGCGTCCTCAACAACGGCATGTCGCTCGTCGGCATCGGCACGGACTACCAGCAGGTCATCAAGGGGCTCGTGCTGCTCGCTGCGGTCGGCTTCGACGTCTGGAACAAGCGCAAGGCCGGCCGGTAA
- a CDS encoding mandelate racemase/muconate lactonizing enzyme family protein, with protein sequence MRITGISTHVVGTPWRNLTYVQVHTDEGLTGIGETRMLGHTDALIGYLREAEAHHIAGSDPFAVEDLVRRMKYGDYGRAGEIVMSGIAVIEMACWDIKGKALGVPVWQLLGGKVTDRVKAYANGWYTTERTPEAYHKAAQGVMERGYRALKIDPFGTGHYELDHEQSVYAVSLIEAVRDAIGPDAELMLEMHGRFSPATAVRLARDLAPFRPAWLEEPVPPENLKALEKVAAKVDMPVATGERIHDRIEFRELFESQAVDIIQPDVGHIGGIWETRKLAATAETHYMLVAPHNVGGPVLTAASLQVGFTTPNFKALEHFNDFADSDIRKVVKGAPQVDPETGCFELSHAPGLGVELDIDAAAEFPQQQARFDLWAEGWEKRSPGGAKK encoded by the coding sequence TTGCGCATCACGGGAATCAGCACGCATGTGGTCGGAACGCCCTGGCGTAATCTCACCTACGTCCAGGTGCACACCGACGAGGGCCTGACCGGCATCGGCGAGACGCGCATGCTCGGCCACACCGACGCGCTCATCGGCTATCTCCGCGAGGCGGAGGCCCATCACATCGCCGGGTCCGACCCGTTCGCGGTCGAGGACCTCGTCCGCAGGATGAAGTACGGCGACTACGGCCGGGCGGGCGAGATCGTGATGTCGGGCATCGCGGTCATCGAGATGGCCTGCTGGGACATCAAGGGCAAGGCGCTGGGCGTCCCCGTCTGGCAGCTGCTCGGCGGCAAGGTCACCGACCGCGTCAAGGCGTACGCGAACGGCTGGTACACCACCGAGCGCACCCCGGAGGCGTACCACAAGGCCGCCCAGGGGGTCATGGAGCGCGGCTATCGCGCGCTGAAGATCGACCCGTTCGGCACCGGGCACTACGAACTGGACCACGAACAGAGCGTGTACGCCGTCTCGTTGATCGAGGCCGTGCGCGACGCGATCGGGCCGGACGCCGAGCTGATGCTGGAGATGCACGGCCGGTTCTCGCCCGCCACGGCGGTCCGCCTCGCCCGCGACCTCGCGCCGTTCCGCCCCGCCTGGCTGGAGGAGCCGGTGCCGCCGGAGAACCTCAAGGCACTGGAGAAGGTGGCCGCGAAGGTGGACATGCCGGTGGCGACCGGCGAGCGCATCCACGACCGGATCGAGTTCCGGGAGCTTTTCGAGAGCCAGGCCGTGGACATCATCCAGCCCGACGTCGGTCACATCGGCGGCATCTGGGAGACCCGCAAGCTCGCGGCCACCGCCGAGACCCACTACATGCTGGTCGCCCCGCACAACGTGGGCGGTCCCGTGCTGACCGCGGCCTCGCTCCAAGTCGGCTTCACCACACCGAACTTCAAGGCCCTTGAGCACTTCAACGACTTCGCGGACTCCGACATCAGGAAGGTCGTCAAGGGCGCGCCCCAGGTCGATCCGGAGACCGGCTGCTTCGAGCTGTCGCACGCTCCCGGCCTCGGTGTCGAGCTGGACATCGACGCGGCCGCCGAATTCCCCCAGCAGCAGGCCCGCTTCGACCTGTGGGCCGAGGGCTGGGAGAAGCGTTCGCCCGGCGGGGCCAAGAAGTGA
- a CDS encoding glutaminase produces MDYQSVLEEVTAFARPLVGRGQLAQYIPALADVDAERFGIAVADVNGDVYGVGDWQEPFSVQSISKAFSLALVLAEGGERIWDRVGTEPSGNPFNSLVQLEYENGIPRNPFINAGALVVTDRLQSLTGDATTTMLEFLRAESGNPDVACDPVVAASEAEHGDRNAALAHFMASYGNLDNPVATVLEHYFRQCAIRMSCRDLALAGAFLARHGLRGDGTRLLPPREAKQVNAVMLTCGTYDAAGSFAYRVGLPGKSGVGGGIVAVVPGRCTLCVWSPGLDSYGNSVAGVAALDHFTTVTGWSVF; encoded by the coding sequence GTGGACTACCAGTCCGTTCTCGAAGAAGTCACCGCCTTCGCCCGGCCGCTGGTGGGCCGCGGCCAGCTGGCCCAGTACATCCCGGCGCTCGCGGACGTGGACGCCGAGCGTTTCGGCATCGCGGTCGCCGACGTCAACGGCGACGTGTACGGGGTGGGGGACTGGCAGGAGCCGTTCTCCGTCCAGTCCATCTCCAAGGCCTTCAGCCTCGCGCTCGTCCTCGCGGAGGGCGGCGAGCGGATCTGGGACCGGGTCGGCACGGAGCCGTCGGGCAACCCCTTCAACTCGCTCGTCCAGCTGGAGTACGAGAACGGCATCCCCCGCAACCCCTTCATCAACGCCGGCGCGCTGGTCGTCACGGACCGGTTGCAGAGCCTCACCGGGGACGCCACCACGACCATGCTGGAGTTCCTGCGCGCGGAGAGCGGCAACCCCGACGTCGCCTGCGACCCGGTGGTGGCGGCCTCCGAGGCCGAGCACGGCGACCGCAACGCCGCCCTCGCGCACTTCATGGCGAGCTACGGCAACCTCGACAACCCCGTGGCCACGGTCCTTGAACACTACTTCCGGCAGTGCGCGATCCGGATGAGCTGCCGCGACCTTGCCCTCGCGGGAGCCTTCCTGGCCCGGCACGGGCTGCGCGGCGACGGCACGCGCCTGCTGCCCCCGCGCGAGGCGAAGCAGGTCAACGCGGTCATGCTCACCTGCGGCACGTACGACGCGGCAGGCAGTTTCGCCTACCGCGTCGGTCTGCCGGGCAAGAGCGGCGTGGGCGGGGGCATCGTCGCCGTGGTCCCGGGCCGCTGCACCCTGTGCGTCTGGAGCCCGGGCCTCGACTCGTACGGCAACTCCGTCGCGGGCGTGGCGGCACTCGACCACTTCACCACGGTGACGGGCTGGTCGGTTTTCTGA
- a CDS encoding IclR family transcriptional regulator, whose product MGRLVPAVTRSLDILELFLEGDGTLSAPEVTRRLQLPRTTVHELLTTLAARSYLVQIPDQPGRYRLGVRTYQLGSRYAEQLDLAAEGQQVAREVAETCDETVHVAILEDTDVIYIAKVDSTHAVRMVSAAGRRLPAHCTSVGKMLLASLPQPELEARLKGREFTAMTPASITDPDELVAALAAVRERGVAVEHRESNPDVSCVAAPVRDSAGRVVAALSISVPMIRWSEERERELAELAAKGAGDLSVRLGHRGA is encoded by the coding sequence ATGGGACGACTCGTTCCCGCGGTGACCAGGTCGCTGGACATACTCGAACTGTTCCTGGAGGGGGACGGGACGCTCTCCGCGCCCGAGGTGACCCGCAGGCTTCAGCTGCCGCGCACCACCGTGCACGAGCTGCTCACCACTCTGGCGGCCCGCTCGTATCTCGTCCAGATCCCGGACCAGCCGGGTCGCTACCGCCTCGGCGTGCGCACCTACCAGCTCGGCAGCCGCTACGCCGAGCAGCTGGACCTCGCCGCGGAGGGCCAACAGGTGGCCCGTGAGGTCGCCGAGACCTGCGACGAGACCGTCCACGTCGCCATCCTGGAGGACACCGACGTCATCTACATCGCCAAGGTGGACTCCACCCACGCGGTGCGCATGGTCTCCGCGGCGGGCCGCAGGCTCCCCGCACACTGCACCTCGGTCGGCAAGATGCTGCTCGCGTCGCTGCCGCAGCCCGAGCTGGAAGCCCGCCTGAAGGGCAGGGAGTTCACCGCCATGACCCCCGCCAGCATCACCGACCCGGACGAACTCGTCGCCGCCCTCGCGGCCGTCCGCGAGCGGGGCGTCGCGGTCGAGCACCGGGAGTCCAACCCGGACGTCAGCTGTGTGGCGGCGCCCGTGCGGGACAGCGCGGGCCGGGTCGTCGCGGCGCTCTCCATCTCCGTGCCGATGATCCGCTGGAGCGAGGAGCGCGAGCGGGAGCTGGCCGAGTTGGCCGCCAAGGGCGCGGGCGACCTGTCGGTCCGCCTCGGCCATCGGGGCGCGTGA
- a CDS encoding aldose epimerase family protein, with product METSRRTVLTAAAAGITAAAAATAGPAHAAAGRRPTKELFGKLADGTKVHRWTLANGGTRIKVLSYGGIVQSLELPDRHGRFTNVSLGYDKLEKYVAGTTFFGALIGRYGNRIARGRFTLDGRTHQLSVNDGENSLHGGAKGFDTRVWDVEPFTGPAGVGLVLRRVSADGEMGYPGTLRVKVTYTLTARGDWRLDYVATTDRATVVNLTNHTYYNLAGEGSGGVYGHELTLAASRFTPTDAGLIPTGALAKVAGTAFDFRRAKTVGEDIRVAHPQLVTAKGYDHNWVLDKGLTDRPEHFATLRDPESGRTMRIATTEPGVQFYSGNFLDGTLTGPSGRTYRQGDGLCLETQHFPDSPNQPSFPSTVLRPGGTYRSSTVHSFSAR from the coding sequence ATGGAAACGAGCAGACGCACCGTACTCACCGCGGCCGCCGCCGGAATCACCGCGGCCGCCGCGGCCACCGCGGGGCCCGCGCACGCGGCCGCGGGGCGGCGCCCCACGAAGGAACTCTTCGGCAAGCTCGCCGACGGCACGAAGGTGCACCGATGGACGCTGGCGAACGGCGGCACGAGGATAAAGGTCCTCTCCTACGGCGGCATCGTCCAGTCCCTCGAACTCCCGGACCGCCACGGGCGGTTCACCAACGTCTCGCTCGGTTACGACAAGCTGGAGAAGTACGTCGCGGGCACCACGTTCTTCGGCGCGCTGATCGGCCGCTACGGCAACCGCATCGCCCGCGGCCGCTTCACCCTGGACGGCAGGACCCACCAGCTCTCCGTCAACGACGGGGAGAACAGCCTGCACGGCGGAGCCAAGGGCTTCGACACGCGAGTGTGGGACGTGGAACCGTTCACCGGCCCGGCCGGCGTCGGCCTCGTCCTACGCCGTGTGAGTGCCGACGGCGAGATGGGCTACCCGGGGACGCTGCGCGTGAAGGTGACGTACACCCTCACCGCGCGCGGCGACTGGCGGCTCGACTACGTGGCCACGACCGACAGGGCGACGGTCGTGAACCTCACCAACCACACGTACTACAACCTGGCGGGCGAGGGCAGCGGCGGCGTCTACGGTCATGAACTGACCCTGGCCGCGAGCCGTTTCACGCCGACCGACGCCGGCCTGATCCCCACGGGCGCGCTCGCGAAGGTGGCGGGCACGGCCTTCGACTTCCGGCGTGCCAAGACCGTCGGCGAGGACATCCGCGTCGCGCACCCCCAGCTGGTGACCGCCAAGGGATACGACCACAACTGGGTCCTGGACAAGGGGCTCACGGACCGCCCCGAGCACTTCGCGACGCTGCGGGACCCCGAGTCCGGCCGCACGATGAGGATCGCGACGACGGAGCCGGGCGTGCAGTTCTACTCCGGCAACTTCCTGGACGGCACCCTGACCGGCCCCTCGGGGCGCACCTACCGCCAGGGTGACGGCCTCTGCCTGGAGACCCAGCACTTCCCGGACTCACCGAACCAGCCGTCGTTCCCCTCGACGGTGCTGCGCCCCGGCGGCACCTACCGGTCGAGCACGGTGCACAGCTTCTCGGCGCGCTGA
- the chvE gene encoding multiple monosaccharide ABC transporter substrate-binding protein, whose amino-acid sequence MRTRTPGITVTAALLAVSLTACGQEAKGGSRYEPDDGKGGTIGLAMPTKSSERWIADGKNMASQFKKAGYETDLQYGDDKVENQVAQIENMITKGHRLLVVAAINGSALTDVLKRAKDAGIPVISYDRLILGTKNIDYYASFDNERVGRLQGQYLVDKLKLGKPGESAEEPRSIELFAGDPDDNNTKYFWNGAMKVLKPYFDSGQLVVRSKQTRLTQATTLKWDGGTAQKRMDDLISKSYGDKRVDAVLSPYDGISIGIISALKSAGYGSRSQPLPVITGQDAELASVKSIIRGEQTQTVFKDTRKLAAQTVKMGDAVLTGKEVQVNNTTDYNNGEKTVPSFLLKPVSVDRSNTKLLVDEGYFTAEQLR is encoded by the coding sequence ATGCGCACCCGCACTCCCGGCATCACCGTCACCGCCGCGCTGCTCGCCGTCTCGCTGACCGCCTGCGGTCAGGAGGCCAAGGGCGGCAGCCGCTACGAACCGGACGACGGCAAGGGCGGCACGATCGGCCTCGCCATGCCCACCAAGTCCTCCGAGCGGTGGATAGCCGACGGCAAGAACATGGCCTCGCAGTTCAAGAAGGCCGGTTACGAGACCGACCTCCAGTACGGCGACGACAAGGTGGAGAACCAGGTCGCCCAGATCGAGAACATGATCACGAAGGGCCACCGGCTCCTCGTGGTGGCCGCGATCAACGGCTCCGCGCTCACCGACGTACTGAAGCGGGCGAAGGACGCGGGCATCCCCGTGATCTCGTACGACCGGCTCATCCTCGGCACGAAGAACATCGACTACTACGCGTCGTTCGACAACGAACGCGTCGGGCGGCTCCAAGGGCAGTACCTCGTCGACAAGCTGAAGCTCGGCAAGCCCGGCGAGAGCGCGGAAGAGCCGCGCTCCATCGAGCTGTTCGCGGGGGACCCGGACGACAACAACACCAAGTACTTCTGGAACGGCGCCATGAAGGTGCTGAAGCCGTACTTCGACAGCGGACAGCTCGTCGTGCGCAGCAAGCAGACGCGGCTGACGCAGGCCACCACGCTGAAGTGGGACGGCGGCACCGCGCAGAAGCGCATGGACGACCTGATCAGCAAGAGTTACGGCGACAAGCGGGTCGACGCGGTGCTCTCGCCGTACGACGGGATCTCCATCGGCATCATCTCCGCGCTGAAGAGCGCGGGGTACGGGTCGAGGAGTCAGCCGCTTCCCGTCATCACCGGGCAGGACGCCGAGCTGGCGTCGGTGAAGTCGATCATCCGCGGTGAGCAGACGCAGACCGTCTTCAAGGACACGCGGAAGCTGGCCGCGCAGACGGTGAAGATGGGCGACGCGGTCCTGACCGGCAAGGAGGTCCAGGTGAACAACACCACGGACTACAACAACGGCGAGAAGACCGTGCCGTCCTTCCTCCTGAAGCCGGTGAGTGTCGACAGGTCCAACACGAAGCTCCTGGTGGACGAGGGGTACTTCACGGCGGAGCAGCTCAGGTGA
- a CDS encoding zinc-dependent alcohol dehydrogenase has protein sequence MSSRAIVVDRPGEHRLVTGDVPVPGPGEVLVQVAAAGICMSDREVYDGHRDAAYVRYPVTPGHEWSGTVTAVGAGVDPALVGRRTVAEGFRACGLCERCRCGETSLCTGGYAETGFTEPGAFAGHLAVPARLLHPLADDADLRAAALLEPAAVIAAAVRTGRPRPGERVAVVGAGTLGMLAVQLLSASSPAELAVVDPRGARGERAREFGATDALSPDEARAAHGRFDLVVETAGAATTAASSCLLARRGGRVVLTGMFAPGAVGIDPVHLSLSQLEVRSVFGASSSAWSDAVRAFGLGLLDPAPLITHEFPLERFGEAVALVGGGDPKVGKVLLVP, from the coding sequence GTGAGCAGCCGCGCGATCGTCGTGGACCGGCCGGGCGAGCACCGGCTGGTCACCGGCGACGTCCCGGTGCCGGGGCCCGGCGAGGTCCTGGTCCAGGTGGCCGCCGCCGGGATCTGCATGAGCGACCGTGAGGTGTACGACGGTCATCGCGACGCCGCCTACGTCCGCTACCCGGTGACGCCCGGGCACGAGTGGTCCGGGACCGTGACGGCGGTGGGCGCGGGCGTCGACCCCGCGCTCGTCGGCCGCAGGACCGTCGCCGAGGGGTTCCGGGCGTGCGGCCTCTGCGAGCGCTGCCGGTGCGGGGAGACCAGCCTGTGCACCGGTGGCTACGCCGAGACCGGGTTCACCGAGCCGGGCGCCTTCGCCGGCCATCTGGCAGTCCCCGCGCGGCTGTTGCATCCGCTGGCCGACGACGCGGACCTGCGCGCCGCCGCCCTGCTCGAACCGGCCGCGGTGATCGCGGCCGCCGTGCGGACGGGCCGTCCGCGCCCCGGTGAGCGGGTCGCGGTGGTCGGCGCGGGCACCCTCGGGATGCTGGCGGTGCAGCTGCTTTCCGCGTCCTCCCCGGCCGAGCTGGCCGTCGTCGATCCGCGCGGGGCACGTGGGGAGCGGGCGCGGGAGTTCGGCGCCACGGACGCGCTCTCGCCCGACGAGGCTCGGGCTGCCCATGGCCGCTTCGACCTGGTCGTAGAGACGGCGGGCGCGGCGACCACCGCCGCCTCCTCGTGTCTGCTCGCCCGTCGGGGCGGGCGGGTCGTGCTCACCGGGATGTTCGCACCGGGGGCCGTCGGCATCGACCCCGTACATCTGTCGCTGAGCCAGCTGGAGGTGCGGTCCGTCTTCGGGGCGTCGTCCTCGGCCTGGTCGGACGCGGTGCGGGCCTTCGGCCTCGGACTGCTCGACCCGGCGCCGCTGATCACGCACGAGTTTCCGCTGGAGCGGTTCGGGGAGGCCGTCGCCCTGGTGGGCGGGGGCGATCCGAAGGTCGGGAAGGTGCTTCTGGTGCCTTGA